The following is a genomic window from Planctomycetia bacterium.
CGAAGCGGCGGTATCGCCCTAGCGAATTCCACGAGTCCACTTCTCACCATTCCAGCCGCATTTCACGTTTTCCATCCTCGCGGATTATGCTCAACAACAATGAGTTCCATCGCGAATCGTGATCGATGGCTGGCGCAGTCCGACGCCGAGTTGCTCGCGCAGTGCGAAGTGGACACCTATCGCGCCAGCGGGCCGGGCGGCCAGAAGCGCAACAAGACCAGCTCAGCCGTGCGGCTGCGGCATGGCCCCAGCGGTCAACTGGTCATCGCCGAGGAGAGCCGATCGCAGCATGAGAACAAGGCCAAGGCGCTGCGGCGTCTGCGCAAGGCGATTGCGCTGTCGATTCGCATTGAGCTGCCGACCGATTGGAGACCGCCGGAGGTGGTCGCGAAGTATCTCACGGGCGCCGGTCGATTGGAGATATCCACGAAGAACGAAGATTACCCGCCGCTTATTGCCGCGGTCCTCGATGTCGTCGCGGCGTGCAAAGGCCAGATGCGCGAATCCGCCGAACAGTTCGGCATTACAACTGCTCAGTTATCGCGGTTCATTCAGCGTGACGGTAAGCTGATGGATGCGGTGAATCAGATTCGCAAAAGCCAGGGGTTGAAGGCGGTCGTCGGATCGCCTTGAAATGATAAGCCCCGACTCCTACATCAAGCGCTTGCCCGCTGAGCAGGACAGGATCAATTATTGCAGCCGCCTCTCGCGCGTTTCCTCCTGCGTCGCGGCCACGACCCACCATGCCATTTTCTGGCGATAGCTTGGCGGCTGCGCCTCAAAGAAGTCCCATGCGACCCAATTCTTCTTGAACACCTTGATACTCGCCGCATCCAGGGCCGCCTGGCGCGATTGGTACGTATAGCTGATCGATTCCGGAACGGGTCGTGCATTGAACGCGACTCGCCCGTCGGCGGTCATTCTTCCGGCGACCTCCAGATCTGCGACCATGCGAATATTCACCGCGCTGCATGCGCTCCTGGGCCTTCTTGTGGTTTGCCTTCAGCCATGCTCGAAATGCGGCAGGCGAGGTGAAGAATCGGGGCCTGGCACTCATATTTCGTATCTTAACGAGTGCGGGCGAGTTAGAGCCGAAGGCGGCTCCTCGGGCCGACGTTACCGATTGCCCGGCGGACTGTACAATTCCGCTAAGGAAGCAACGCATGAATCGAATTAGCCATATCTCCTGTCTGTTGACGGCGCTGACGGCCTCGGGGCTTTCGACTTCTTGCGCGAATGATAAATCGCCGGGAGTTATCGAATCTGTCGCTTCGTCATCACCCGCGAGCGCTCAGCCGCCTTCGATAGCCGACGAGCAGCCTCGCGACTATCCCGGGCTGCACAATGTCGTTGCCTATCATGAGGACTGCTATTCCGGCAGCGTCCCAGAAGGCGACGCAGGATTCGACACGCTGGCCTCGCTCGGAGTGAAGACGATCATCAGCGTGGACGGCGCGGAACCGGAGCTTACCCCCGCGAAGGCACGGGGGATTCGCTACATCCACCTGCCGATTGGATACAACGGCTTCGACGACGAACGAAAGTTGCAGCTCGTGCGCGCCACGCGCGACGCGATGCGAGTCGGTCCGGTCTATCTGCATTGCCATCACGGGAGACATCGCAGCGCCGGCGCTGCCGGAACCATCTGTGTAAGTCTGGGCTGGGCCACCCCCTCGAAGATGGTCGAGCGGATGAAAGTCTCTGGGACATCGCCGAATTATCGCGGGCTGTACGCCTGCACTCGCCGTGCGACCGTCATTCCTGCCAGCGCGATCGACGCAGTCCCGCCGGACTTCCCAGAGGTGTCGCACCCGGCGGGCTTTGTGAAGGCAATGATCGAGCTCGACGAAGTCAACGAGCGGCTCAAGTTGATCGAGAAGGCGAATTGGCGAGTTCCCGACAGCCATCCCGATCTTGTGCCCGCCGCCGAGGCGGGACAGATGGCCGATCTGTTTCGACTACTGGCCGAAGGGGACCGGGCAAAAAGCAGACCCTCAGGCTTCGCCGCCGAGCTGCGTAACAATGAGTCGCTCGCGGTGGCGCTTGAAGGAATGCTTGCGGGCGGCGATAAGGACGGGAAGAAGCTCTCCACCCAATTTGCACGCATCGCGGAAGGCTGCAACCACTGCCACGTCAAGTACCGCGATTAGGCCCCCAATCGATTGATCGCCATTCTGCATGACCTGCTTTGCGGGGTCTGAATCGACCCCTTATCATGCCAGCCTGACAACCAGCTTATCAGCGAGGACATCATGACCAAGGACATCTTCGTCTTTATAGAGCAACGAGGGGGCGTCGTATTGCCTGCCGCGATGCAGGCCATCACCGCCGCGACGCAGCTTGCGGGAAAGACCGGCGGCAAAGTCGTCGCGGGGATCATCGGCCACAGCCTCGGCGCGGTCGCGGACAAGCTCGACGGCACCGGCATCGCGACGACCTACGTCGCCGATGCGGACGCGCTGGCCAATTACAACGCCCTGAAGTATTCGCGAACCCTGGCCGGGATGATTCAGAAGGCC
Proteins encoded in this region:
- a CDS encoding peptide chain release factor-like protein — encoded protein: MSSIANRDRWLAQSDAELLAQCEVDTYRASGPGGQKRNKTSSAVRLRHGPSGQLVIAEESRSQHENKAKALRRLRKAIALSIRIELPTDWRPPEVVAKYLTGAGRLEISTKNEDYPPLIAAVLDVVAACKGQMRESAEQFGITTAQLSRFIQRDGKLMDAVNQIRKSQGLKAVVGSP
- a CDS encoding YdeI/OmpD-associated family protein, with the translated sequence MVADLEVAGRMTADGRVAFNARPVPESISYTYQSRQAALDAASIKVFKKNWVAWDFFEAQPPSYRQKMAWWVVAATQEETRERRLQ